Below is a genomic region from Mustela lutreola isolate mMusLut2 chromosome 1, mMusLut2.pri, whole genome shotgun sequence.
GTGTGCCCTTGAGCAAACCACAGCCCATTTCTgaaccctccctccccacccccatttgtGTGCCCTAGCTATGTGAGAAATGGTCAAACTAAAACTCTCTGCTTGCTAATGACTCCTTCATGCCGCCTGCATGATTCAGCAGCCACTCAAGGCCTGCTGGGAAAGCTATGTCTGGCTCCCGTCTCTGGACCACCGGGCTCCTGGTAGGGGTGGTGGCTCACTTTCCAATAGAAACAGTCGGGCTCCATGATGGCCCTGTGTGTGCTTGGGCCTGGTGGACCcatggacagagaaagagacagacacccccacccccagtatgATCGTAGTGATGACGAAGGAAAGCACAGGGACCCTAAAAGCCAGAGAAGAGGGCCCAAGCCAGCCAAGACCAGCAAAGCCTCTTGGGAGAGGGAGCATTTGAATTGAGGCAGAAGAAGGCAAGAGTAAGAAGTTACCGTGTGACTGGAGTAAGAAGGCTGCCAGAAGATCGATCTCGGACGGCAGGTGAGGGGGTCATCTTCTCTCATGAAAAATCCTTATGAACACCACACAGGAGCCAGAAAACTGGTCTCAAGACCCACCTTGGCTGTGAACTTGTTGGCTGACCTTGAGAAGACACTCTGTTTCCCAACTTCAGACAGCATTTGCCCTCTCTATCAGTGTTGTTGAGTAGAAGTGGGACAGAGGAGCAAGGATAGGGGCTACTGATGGACTTGCTGGCTCTGAATTTTTGCACCTCACACCCCAGCTTGACTTAACTCAGTGACCATCGTCCCAAATCATCTCCTCTGAGCTATAATGACATGTAGGCAAATGTAGCTGGCACCATTTGGGGGTATGAGGAAAACCTGGTCAGCTGGCCAAGGCAGGTTGGATCTGGTGGTCTTGTTAGCTGAGAATGAACTCTTTTTAGCTGAGGTGCAGCAGCTTTGCTCTCCTGACTGGGGACTGGGGCCTGACCTTcagaacacagtattttttttttctttcaaggaagCATTCACAATGAAGTGGTTTGTTCCATGTGTCTTTTGGGAAAGGCATTTTACCAGCCTTCACTCCCTAAGGAGAAGCCAGGCCACCCACCACATACACTAAAGAGATTAAAGAACAAATTGAAactacttttttcccccaagttgaAATTTCTGATTGTGGCTGCCAATGTCAGCttagaaatggagaagaaaagaggaaaaaactttGCCCCAATCTCTTCCCAAATGAAAACTTCCAGATTGTCCAGGGGACATGATCTAGAGAGAGAGCCCCAGTCTGGGAGTCTGAGACCTGAGTCCTTGTCCTCGTTCTGTGACTGACTGGCcccatgtgatcttgggcaagccTTTGGCCTTTCGgtctataaagaaaaaatctggCAACCATTTTCAGGTTTAGTATTCTTATGATTCAATGACATGAGAGAGGTTTTAGCACAAGTCAGAGAAACAGGACAGTTCTGGAAAAATCAAGAAGGGAGTCGTTTTAGAAATCATCAAGGTTAACGAGGCCATGATATAAAGTGACCATGGACTTGTTCCTgtgtatgaaaggaatccataTACCCAGTCGGTTGAAGGCCTCCGGGTCTGTGAGTGCTCAGAAGCACACATCTCTCCTTCCTTGACAAGGGAAGCCCCTGAGGGAGGGGCTTGTGCCTTAGGCACTGTCACAAGAATACTGTGTTTGTCTCTCCAACAGTGGCCCCTAAGACCCCTAAGTTTCCAGTTTACTACAGTACCTTCTTAGCTGGGGCTAGGGAAGTCTACAGGCTACCGTTCATCAGAAAATCCTGCTCTCCTGCAGCAGCAActaggagagagggaacaaatcATATCACACTTGAAAGCCTTTCAATCTTTCTTTCTGCCACTGGATTGAATATACCTTTAACCCTGACTCCTATCAGCAAGCAACTTCTCCAACAAAAGGCTGCCTCTGCCATTCCTCTAACTGTAGTAGGACAAAAACCCATACACACAGAGGCAAGATTTAAAATatcctgttgtttttgtttgcctgcttgcttgcttgtttaaaTAAGGTATAACTCAGGCGTAATAAAGCCTACAATATTAGGTACAAATATAGATCTAGCTATAAATATAGCTATAGCTCTAGATTCAGAGATCATAGTCACAGACACAGATACAGATATTGATATACATGCAAATATAGATCTATAGGGGCaccaggggtggctcagtcagttaagcagctgccttcagctcagattatgatcccagggtcctgggatcaagccccgcattgggctccttgttcagcggggagtctgcttctccctttgcccccagcCTTGCTCataccctctctcttctctctctctccctctctcaaataaataaataaaatctttttttaaaaaagacaaatatagatatataaatgtaaatagatCAGCTAAAGATATAGCATATTTTCAGCAACCCAGAAGGCTCCCTTGAGCCCAGCCTAGTCAAATCTCCCCACAAAATTGAGCTAATCAAGGCTTGAGTTAGGTTCAGTTTCAGTTTTCATAAGATTCATTCTAACTTGAATTTGCTCTTGTTCTTAAGGTATGGCCTCCTGGGCTGTGGATTGTTAACATGGCGGATCTCTGTCTCCTCAGCCCTGAAACATTATAGATTTGTTTCTACCCTTTGGAGGTTTTGAACTTAAGCTTTAGCAACCTTACCACCTActctctcaacacacacacacacacacacacacacacacacacacagagcttcagaattttttttttttttttttttttttacagcttcagaaattttgaaaatgttttgagGATAAGACCTTTATGTTTTGGAGGCAGGCTCTTTCCCTCTAACCTCTTAAGCATCATGGGATCTACCTTTTAGAagtctctttattattattttttggaagcTTCAAGCCCTGCTTCCCAAACTCTTTTGCATAGCCCCCAGATTCAGAAGCTGTCCCATGGGGAAAACCTGTTCTGCATTTAGATTGTCTTAAATTCCCAGTTTGTTTTACAAACCTTTTTTGACTGCCAAAAAGCACTGCTTTTTTTCCTTTCGTCATCTGTGTCCCTCTGGCTGGGCCAAGTCCAATCCACGCAATGGTCCCCAAATCAAATGTTCCTAGGAAGGATAAGAACCGGTGCTTGGCAGTTCACTTTGGAAAGTCCCTCCTCTCTGGAGTTCcaattcatttcatcctcatggAAGCCATGTTtctccaatttatttttaaaaatgttatctgtGTATTTTCTCCAAGTTTTCCTAGTTGTTGCCATGCAAGTGTTGGGCCACCATGACCTATTACATCATACATAGAAGTCCAGATATGTAGCTTAAGAGGTATGTGGAAAAAAACGCTGCTCAAGGCATACAAGCAAGAAACAGGTTTAATAAGTATGTGAGCAGAAGCAAGTTGTGGAGAGCCTTGGAGACAGCAGCCCTTACAAGATGGCGGCAAGATGGTAGAATTTGAGTGAGTGCAAAACTAGAAACACAAGTGTAAGGACTTGATTTGAGAGAAGAGACATCCCAAGCCAGACAACATGGGACCCAAGATGAAGACCAGAAGAACTCTTTCTAAGCATTTTTCACAATTATAATTCTATAATCAACTGTTAAGATCTGACTTTCCCAGTAAGACGTGAACTCTCAGATAGGAATTTCGACTGCTTTCTTCACTTTCGTCACTGTATCACATGAACACAACATAATGACTTCTGTCTGGTAGGTTATTATGAACTAGTAATTAATATTTgaccaaagaagaaagggaggagttTGGGGTTCCCATGATAGATATCATAGATAAATACCACAACTTACAATCAGTCTACTAGAATTGGCTGTAAGTGATTGTGCTTATGTTaactataaacattaaaaaatgtcattCCAGTGCCCTTTGTTTCTATGGTTTTCAGATATCTCCAGGATCCAGATGTTCCAGCTGCCTATCTCCCAGAAATCCAGCTCTGCTTCACTATGGAGGCCACAACCTGCAATGGATCAGAGGATGGATCACCAGTCTTCTACTTGGTGGGAATCCCCTCTCTGCCAGAGACCTTCTTCCTCCCtgtgttctttattttcctcctcttctatcTTCTCATCCTTCTGGGAAATGCCCTGATCCTGGTGGCTGTGGTGGCAGAGCCCAGCCTCCACAagcccatgtacttcttcctgatCAACCTCTCAACCCTGGACATTCTCTTCACCACGACCACTGTCCCCAAGATGCTGTCCCTGTTCCTGCTTGGAGACCACTTCCTCAGCTTCCCTGCCTGCTTATTGCAAATGTACCTCTTCCAAAGCTTCACATGTTCAGAAGCCTTCATCCTTGTGgtcatggcctatgaccgctatgtggctaTCTGCCGCCCCCTGCACTACCCTGTCCACATGACCCCACAAACCAATGCTGCATTGGCAGCCTGTGCCTGGTTTATCGCTCTCCTCCTGCCCATCCCAGCAGCGGTCAAGACCTCTCAGATGGCATATAAAAACATCGCTCACATCTACCATTGTTTCTGTGATCATCTGGCTCTggtccaggcttcctgctctgacaCCATGCCCCAGACCCTCATGGGCTTCTGCATCGCCATGGTGGTATCCTTCTTGCCCCTTCTCCTGGTGCTTCTCTCCTATGCCCACATCCTGGCTTCAGTACTTCGCATCAGCTCCCGAGAAGGACGTTCAAAAGCCTTCTCCACCTGCAGCTCTCACCTCCTGGTGGTTGGTACCTACTACTCATCCATTGCCATAGCCTATGTGGCCTACAGGGCCGACCTGCCCCTTGACTTCCACATCATGGGCAATGTGGCATATGCCATTCTCACACCAATCCTCAACCCTCTCATTTATACGCTGAGAAACAAGGATGTTAAGGCAGCCATCACCAAAATCACGTATCTCAAGACCCAGTCTTGGATAAGAACCCTCGCGCTTTAGACGCAGCTTATTCTGCACTCAGGACACCAAATAACAGTGCCCGAGACAGattaggagctcaataaatattgttgcgtaaataaattaatgaatatagaATGATAAAAGAGAATTCAACTGAGCAGACGGTTCCAACAGGCCAAGTCAGGTAGACAAGATGACACATCCATGCATTTCAGTCAGActtcccattaaaataaaaagcctacACCATTGGCATAAAGGGCTGAGCCCTTGAGGGCTGTTAATGGTACTCTTCTTGTTATCGGCAAAGTCTAGAGACAAAGCCTACCCTCCCCCATATATGTCCTAAGAGATGCCAGGGAGTTGATCGCTGAGGGATGGAGGGTACAGTTCCCATAGGAGGACCATCTTGAAAGAAAGTACCCAAGAGACCTGGCTAAAAGAAGAGAGCTTAGGGTCTAATGGGTCATGGCGCCACAGCAAAAAGGCCTTGCATGGAGATACCACAGGAGATACCCGTGTGGACCAGGGCTAGCCGGTGAGTAGGGCTAGGGATAAAGTGCCCCATGACAGACAGAGAATGCTGGGGTGGGAAAACGAGGCAGAGAGGCCAGGACCTATAAACCAGGACCAGGGATGAGGAAGAGAGATTGGGTGCACAAGATGGAGGCAACTAGGATCCAGGCTGGCTGTGGATACACGGGCTGTGGGACCTTAGACCTGGACAGATCTGGACAAGGTGCGCCTCTGGATGGAATTGCAAAGCAGCCaagcagaggagggaagagaaaactgCTGGACTCAGTGACCCCTGAGGACCCCTTTGGCGTTGACCCTTGGCGTTTCTGCCTCCCGATGTCCTATTCTGCCTCACCCGGGACTGTTGGCCTCAACTCCCTCTCTGAGCACAGAAATGCCCATGCCATGCAGTCACATTCTTTCAGGTGTGAGAAAATCCCAGAGGCCCAACGTCCAGGGTGGGGTTCGGAGAGTAAGGGATAAGCCTCTCAATTTAGGACAGAGGACTTTCTCTCTTGGGCAAGGTCCTTGGGTCTGACTTCTGGAAGATTTCAAAGGAACTTGAATTGGCAGATACCATGTCTTGTTTCAGCACTCGCCAGAGGGAGACTcagaaagaaatatgaaatatagATGTCTCTGATGTTATCAacggaaaaaaaaatggaaagggaaacagaaaatctTTGTCCTAGtattttctcaagtttctttCCTGAAAACTTGAGCTTCTGGATCCTCCAGGAAACATGACATAGAAGAAAGAGCCTGTTTTTGGAAAACGAAGGCCTGAGCTCTGGTTGGGGGCCCTGCAGGTTGCCTGTGGCAGCTGAGAaagtccctttctttctttctttttaaaaaatatttgtttatgtatttgagagagacagagaggctgggggaggggaagaggaagagaatcttcaagccgactcctccctgagcatggagctcaacagggggctcaatcccacgaccctgagatcaccatcaagtgtcagacgcttaaccaaatgagtctCCCAGATGCCCCAACCCTCTGCCCTTTCTATGCTCACTCTCTGGTCTTTGGGGAGAAAATTgttgcatttgaaaataaaaatgttttttccagtttttacatTGTTGGTCTTCCACACAGAGGTGttgtgagaagagagagaaattggagGTGACTCCAGGAAAATCACGGGGACACTGCTCATGGAGTCACCGGAATTAGTGAGACAGGAATATCGATATCTATATAGATTTCTCAGGGCCCTTCGTCCAAGGGACAAATCCAACAGGGAGGGCAAATCAGTATTTCCCTTCTCAAACCCCCAGATCTGTGGGTTGAAAACCCAGAATCCCTTCCGGTTCCTCCGAGAGGGGTTCTTTCACCTTTGAGCAGCTACTGCAAGCCAGTTTCTCTCTATGGTCAATGCCCCCCAGGTCCCATGACAACTTGTGCCCAGACGCCAGGGGCCTGCTGGGTAGCGGGCATGCAATGGTTAAACAGAAGCCCCCCACTGAGCCACAGCAGCCAGCCTGAAGCTACAGAAGATACCTATGTCCTATGGAGTCACACAGATGCTGTCTTGGATTCTTTTTTGCTGCCAATTGTGGGAGAAGCCACCATCGGTTCTGACTCCAATTAGGAATGATTCTTCCCATCAAGAGCGTTTCCCTTCACTGTAACCTGACAAAGAGCCTCACACCCAGAGATAACAGAATCCTTCCATAACATGTAACACAACTATAATTAATATGTGATTCGTTGCTTAATGTCTCTTTTTTCCACTAGAAACATGTCCATGAAGTTAGAGACTGTCTTGTTCAAGTATTTACTCTATACCCAGCATGTGACACATGGTTGCATATTGTAGACACTTTCCCATACttgattataaaagaaaagaggGTAACCTTAATTATTCAGTGATAATCACAAAATTATCATTCCAGAAGCATTGATTGTTCTGATTTCCAGATATGATTTGTCCCAGGACGTTTCCACTCCCTACTTCCTGGGCATCCATAGTAACCCACCACAGAGACCATAGCCTGTAATAGATCAGAGGAGTCCTCAGCCATCTTCTACCTGGTGGGCatcccctctctgcctacatccctctttcttcctatcttctttgtctttctcctgcTCTATCTGCTCATCCCAGTGGCTATGGTGGCAGAGCCCAGCCTCCATAAGCCCATGGACTTCTTTCTGATCAGTCTCTCAGCCCTGGACATCCTCTGCACCACGACCACTGTCCCTAAGATGCCATCCCTCCTCTTGCTTGAGGACCGcttcctcagtttccccgcctGCTTCCTGCAGATTCACCTCTTCCCCCAGCTTCTCCTGCTCAGAAGACTTCATACTGGTGGCTgtgcctatgaccgctatgtggctaTCTGCCGCCCCTGGGCTATACCCTGTCCTCATGACCCCCACACCGATGCCACCCGGGCAGCCTGAGCCTAGCTCACTGTCCTTCTCCCACACATCCCCACCAGGGTGCAGACTTCCCGCTTGGCCTTTGACAACACAGCTCACATCTCTCGCTGCTTCTGTGACCACCTGGCTATGGTCCAGAACTCCTGCTCTGACACCAAGTTCGAGACCCTCATGGGCTTCTGCATCACCATGGAGGTGTCcttcctgccccttctcctggTGCTTCTCTCCTGGTGCCAGGATATGGGCACATTTGCATAATCTCCCAAGAAGGACACTCAAAAGCCTTTTCCACCTGCTGCTCCCACCTCTTGGTGGTTGGTACCTACTACCTATGCACTGCCATAGTATCCTCTGTGGCCTACAGGGCCGACCTGCCCCTCGACTCCCACATCATGGCCAATGTGGTGTGTGTTCTTCTCACCCCTGTCCTCAACCCTCTCATCTATGCCCTAAGGAACAAGGATGTCAAAGCAGCCATCACTGAAACGACAAGTCTCCAGGACCCAAAGAATGTGAGGAACCCTGATTCACAGGTGTAACTTTACCTACTCACAAATGCTAATAACAATAGAGGGAAAAGTGGAAAATTCAGATAGCCGGGTagaacaaaaatctcaaaaaacagcCCTAAGTGTTTCTCCTcccttataataaaataatgattttctttcctttttttttttttttttaagattttatttattcatttgacacagagagagacacagtgagagggaacacaagcagagggagtgggagaagcaggcttcccgctgagcaaggagcctgatgtgaggctctagcccaggaccctgggatcatgaactgagccaaaggcagctgcttaaccactgagccacctaggcacctacCTTTTCTTAATTCATAGATAAAACATAAAGGATTTTTCTATTCGATTTTTAAGTTATGAATCCCAAATCTCACAAGACTATGAAGATAATTGTGATCACAATTCCATTAGTTCAAATAATTTTGAATCTCAGAGACTTCAAGCCTTTGACTAGCAAGAAATTCCATCTTTCCCCTTGTGTCTCTTCTTCCCGTATTTCTAGATGTCCCTAGGATTGCCAACAGATAGTGTGAATCAGCCTTGCCCTTTTCTGCTGTGGTAGCAAGTCAGAAATCCCCTTCCAGGAAAAAGTCTGACATTGCCACCCTCTAGGTCCTTGTTGCCTGAAAACTCACTGCCACAACAAATACTATAACACCAGTCACACGGGAAATTTTCCTCTGATTTCTAGACACTCGTGTCATAAAAGTAGAGCAGACCCTTCCTCTAGCTTCTGCTTAGATAAGGGACGTTCCTTCCCAAACCTGTGTGGGCATCGAAGCCttacagttcttttatttcccagtCATTCCACAACAATGGGGAGCTAAGTAGAGAAGTCTCCCTTTACGATTACTGTGTTGTGTCTACAACCtctactctttctctttttcctctttctggccCTAGCAGCCCAGCCGGACTCCTTATTCTCCACCCCTGCCATGCCAGATTGTCTCTTGAAGACCTGTCCAGCTTGTCCACGCAGGGACAGACAGACCATGCAGCGAAAGTATCTGGGGGACCCAGGTGACAGAACCTCATCTCTGGCTCATCACAGATACTCTCATTCCAGTTTCCAGGGTTCAATGTTCTGCCACTCATGGAGCTAACTTTAACCATTTTCCTGTTGCATAAAACCCAAGGTAGCTGGGAGTTCAACCGGTGTTGCAGCTCAGCCAAGGGGAGGATTTGTTCCAAGACTCCGTGTTCCACGGTCTCACCAATCCTGGTGTGGTCAGAAAGGGTTTCTGGAAGCAGAATGACAGCAAGGCTCTCACTCTCCTTGTTGACTGCCCCTGAGCAACTGAAATCTGGACTCATGCTCTTCTATCTAAATCACATGCACTCTGCAGCACTTGCCTTAGTCCTTGAAATTGGTCTCTAGACCTTCAAGGGACCAAATCCTC
It encodes:
- the LOC131820785 gene encoding olfactory receptor 2AT4; translated protein: MEATTCNGSEDGSPVFYLVGIPSLPETFFLPVFFIFLLFYLLILLGNALILVAVVAEPSLHKPMYFFLINLSTLDILFTTTTVPKMLSLFLLGDHFLSFPACLLQMYLFQSFTCSEAFILVVMAYDRYVAICRPLHYPVHMTPQTNAALAACAWFIALLLPIPAAVKTSQMAYKNIAHIYHCFCDHLALVQASCSDTMPQTLMGFCIAMVVSFLPLLLVLLSYAHILASVLRISSREGRSKAFSTCSSHLLVVGTYYSSIAIAYVAYRADLPLDFHIMGNVAYAILTPILNPLIYTLRNKDVKAAITKITYLKTQSWIRTLAL